The genomic region GCTGCCAGGGTTATCACTGATGTGTGGGCCAGCAGTGGTTTGCACCACAGAGCTGATGGGGTGAAGTAATCCATGTGGGAGAGAACATGGCATGCTCAGTGGCACCCAGACAAATGGCAAGGCACAGAATTGCAGTGGATTTGAGCTGTGCAACATCTTTTcttgataatttctttttgtgttgCACCAGCATCTCCCCTGGTACCACTGGGTGTTCAGAGGGAAACAGGGTGAGGAATGTGCTGTCCtctctgcattttcattttgtagaTCTTTGCCATTGGAGAACTGAAAGGAGTGttgtaaaagagaaaacactTCTGCACAATAAAAAATCTTGCTCTGTTCAGAAACTTGAAAAAGACTTCCTATGAGAACATCCATAGGGCACTCCCTGAGCAAATTAATTGGAGCCTGTGATGTCATTGTCAAAACCTTACTTAAGGGCTAATAAAACCCCTGATTATCCAGAAACTGGCCTTACCAAAACAGGGTCATGTAATCTGGCCAGGACCAAGTGTATTAAACTAGCCAAACTCTAGTTTATCCAAACAAATGTAATGTCCTCTATATAATTTGGGTGAATGAACTTCCATGGTGTCTGACATAGGGGCTCTGTTGAGTGCTTGAGCACACGCACATTCTGAGTCTACTCATgagcaggaaattaaaaagcttCCCCAGAATGTTGATTAGTGGTTCCCCAGGCAAATAGCCATAGGACTATTTATTTATCAAGTTACTAATTTCTTAGGTCTTCCAACAATAATAGCTGaacttcaattttcttttttttttgaaattttttattttaatagtgGTTAGCTGAAGTGGAGtaaaatagaggaaaaattctgtattttaaatctcCTTTAAAATTGAGGTAAAGTACCAAGAGGTGTCTGTGTGTTTAATTTATGCAGTATGCATCCACTCCtcttttatgatttatttttgaTTCAGTTTTTTGTATGCTGGGAGGgttttttaactgaaattcaCTGTCTGTTTTATGGATCGATTGCTATTAACACTTTAGAGTTTTGGATTTTGTTATCATTTTACTCTTAATTTTATGCTTCTTCAGAGTGTGAGTCTCAGCTTGTGTTCCAACCAAGATTTGTTTCCAGCCTTTGGgctataaggaaaaaaattgctctaATAGTACATCCTGAAGATTccaaaaacaaaaggcaaaattcTACTGCTGTTAATCCTGTTAGGTCAAATCCAGACTTCAGTGGAAAAAAGTGACAAAACTTTCATAATTCCTGTGGGACCTAGACTTCATTCCTGaattctctttttgtttttttgggtttctttttgtttcctttttttgagCCAGTTTCAAATAAGCCAATCTCTGAATTTGGAGCTCCTGAGTcgtaatttttaaaagcttaggGTTGGTAATAACATAAATGCACAGGGATTAGACTACTGTAACAAGAACCTTCAGAGGTTAAGGAAAACATTTGATTTCCAGTAAGTGGCATGGTAAACACATACCATAATCTGTTCCAAAAAGCTATTAGTCCTGAAACAGCAGGGTGTCCTTTCTAACAAATGTTATCTTTTTCCTTGCATGACTGCATAGATTATCCTTCACTCTATGCATAAATATCAGCCTCGTGTCCACGTCATCCGAAAAGACTGCGGCGATGATCTGTCCCCTGTCAAGCCCATCCCTTCGGGAGAGGGGGTGAAagccttctccttccctgagaCAGTCTTCACTACTGTCACAGCATACCAAAATCAACAGGTAATTCAGGCTTTCTGGTTAGCACTTTTCGGGCTTTTCAGAGCAGACCAGAGATGTAAGAGATAGGAGAAAAGTAGACGCTATCATTATATCACTTATGAAAATAGAGCTATCAATTTTTTACTACAAGTAGTTTTCACTGTTAGTATTGCTTTAGTACCTGGAGGCCATAGCTGAGCCTTCAGAGATGctgcatgtaaaaaaaaatctttcttattATTATGAAGATCACACAGTCCAATTAGCATGCTTAATGGTGTCTTGATTATAAACACAGTATTGAAGAACAAGGCAAAGAGCAGTCTAATTTTTAAAGGTGTTTCTGTACCTTTAAATGTGGATATGTTAGactttttaaagactttttagACTTTTTAAATCACTTCTGTTCCTGACTCCAGTGCTTTTAATACTCCCAGGACCTTAACAGAGAAGCTGAGTTCTGAAGAAAGTTGTAGTTGTTTTTATTAACTGCATTCAGCCTATATTATTAAGGACAATTTATCTGGGTCCACATGGATTCAAAGTCAAAAGTGAACTGCAGGTTGTATCACTCAGCTCTTTCTACCTCTTGTTTAAGTTTCAGCATACATAGTTATTATTGTGACATTTTATTACTTCCATATAAATTATTGCagctgtgtttttttaaattttgaaatactcATTGATAACTTCACAGAGAGAGGAACAGGAGAGCTAtgtaaatactgaaatataaGTTTTTGGTGATTTTcccatttattaaaataatttacagttATTTGGGATGTGGTgtgttttgctgggtttttggtagattggtttggtttgggtctTTTTTTCCATGGAGGATAATAACCTAGAGATAATCTCTCTTTTCACATTCCCCTCTTGACcagtacagaaataaaatttaatttaaattttattgcagTTAGACAGTGAACTCTCTTAAATGAAGAATGACATTTGCCTGAAGTTTTTTCTCAGTAATTCCTACTGCCATTTGACAGCTTTAAATACCTATTAGCATCTCCAGGGATGTGCAAAAATAATGATCAGAAGATTGGTCCTTATTTTGCTATGTTTCAGGACAGCAATCTTAAACCATTCAAATATGAAGATATTTCCTCTGTcaactttttttctgtcaggAGAGCTGTTTTCTGTGCTACTTATCTGAGTTTACAGgcaataatttttcttaataatatTCACAGATAACTCGTCTGAAGATTGATAGGAACCCATTCGCCAAAGGCTTTAGAGATTCGGGCCGTAACAGGTAGGTGTGGGGGAGGAGCTGGGCTTCTTCCTGCTGACAGAACCAGTTTGTGAAGGCTGTTCAAAGTCAACACCTGCACTTACAGACAAACTAATTAGAGAACTCAGACTCCTTGAGGGACCACTCAGACTTCCCAGCAATGTTCTTTGTGGTGAATTGCCATTGCTACACCTCTGACCATCTAGGTCAGGAACAGACTGGCACTTGGCTTGACTCATGTGCTCAAGTTTCCTTTCAGTGGAAGCAGTGACACACCATGGAGGCTGCAAATGGACTTAATGTATATTCAGGTCCGTGATTTCAGGCTGTGCTTGAaatctcctctttctcctggcTGGAGACAAGTTGCAGATACCATTGTCAAACTACATGCTCAGGTTCTCTTGCAAGTAAGGGGCTCATAGGATGGGTTAGTGGCTTGTTTCCTCATTAAGGGGGAGAAACTGGTTTGTGCAGTAACCTTATGTTTAGTACACTTGCCTAGGAGGTGGGAGACCTGTATTCAAGTGTCTGTTTAGTCTAAGGAGTTTTAAATCTTCTTCCTAGGTGAATACCTTTTCTAGAAGGCTATAGAAGACCTTGAACTCAGGCTGGTTTCCACCTCTTCTGTGGTGGATGGACTGATTAATTGCTTATTCTCTCTTGATCCATGAATCTTTCAAAATAGCAGTGGGAAATCTGTGTAGTGCAAGGTGGAGACTTAGGTCTGGTCCAGGCTGCCAGTGCCAATGAGGTATTTTATCCAATGACTGTTTATTGCAAGCTACTTAAGCCTGTTTTGAATTGTATGTTAAACcatttcagctaaaaaaaaaccaagcagtATTTCAATGTGGTGTATAGTATACATCAGTTCCAGCTACCACATTGTGTTTGGTGTCTGCAGCTGCTATATTTATGACCAGGCCTTGCAGAGAAGGGAGCAAACTGTGCTGGTAGGAATGATCAGAGAGTTTCTTTTTGATAGTTGTTTTATTGAGCTTCTCTGTTAGCAGAAGTTACAGCATTAAAGCCTGTTTTACATAAAACCCAAGTTACATAAAACCTGAAGCTGGACAGTAAATGACAGTAGTTTTTGGAAAATGACTACTTATAGAAGGGATGACGCAGTTGCAAAGACTTACAGGCATTCACTGTATGaattctattctttttagtacGTCTGAGATTTTGTCTTCTAGCAAGAAATAAGTATCCATGTTCTGGCCACTCACACAAATAGAGCTTTGCCCTCTTTTGTAGGTTTCTGGTTAGAAATGAAGTGAACAGTAGCTTCCAGGTAAATGCAGTGACTGGAGAAGCAAAACATGCTGTGTGTACTTTAGGAAGAAGAAGGGTTGCCATACGCGCCATGTTTGAAAGCTCTCTCTCTCCTAGGCAgtgtctctgctgtgcttgCTGTTTGCAGAACTATAAAATAAGTACCATGGAATCTCCTAAGAAGTCTGAAACCCTGATCCTCTGAAAAGTGCAAATTTAGGTGGACTTAGAATTTTTTCCATAAGAAACAAGAGAAGATATCCTTTTAGACAGCAAGGAAAGAATTGTTCAGAAATCAGTTTTGAACAGGTTGTAATGTGGTGGGACAGCTCTGGAATTACCTGAGGATGATGTAATAGTGCTGCATCTGCAACCACACAAATACAGTTATGGGACTGGGTGTCTCCAgagaggggttttttgtttggctgcTAGGAATAGTCTGGTTCAGgcattggaaaaaaaagcaaggtaTTTTGattgaaagttattttttatgGAAATGGATTAGGAAGGCAAGTTCTGAAGGAAGAGTCAGCATCTCTAAAATGTTTTGGAGCAGCCTTTAGATGAGGTCTGAGTGCTTTTAATCTACAAACACACGCGTTACAGAATTGACTCTGCAAACTCTTGTTTGTTGCAAATTGACATTGCTTACTGAAGTCGCtatcactgttttcttttgtagtcTGCATTTCTGGATAAGCATGTTTGGCAATTCAGCTCAGTATTTTAATTGTCAGGGAAAATTTCTATTGGTATACTCAGTGGATTATTATTTTGCTCTGTCACTAAATACTGAAATTAAATGTTAAGGTTCTGTTATCCTCATTGTTCTAGCTGGTGTGTTTATCATTGAGGCATTTTAGTCTGcaacaagtttaaaaaaatattgtggtTAAATTATACCAAACTTTTCAATATTGTTTTTGTGCAGCTGTCTCACTCTGCACTGCTGCATGCAGTAATtcagtttaattaaaaatatgccCTTCTAGGTCATTCCTGTTCAGTCCCACAGGTCATTTTACAGAAATCAGTAGCTtcaccttttaaaaacattcccAGTGCATTTGCAAAGTGTGACAGAATTTAGGTGCTGAGAATAGTTTCATTCTTCAGTTGGGCCTTAAGTTTGACCCTATAAAAACTTCTACTCAGGAAAGGACCAGAATTTCTCCCTTTAAATACTTTGGGGAAAAACATAACTGTTTTGTTAAATAAACTTGGGCATTTGATAGCACACATTAGGATGCTGATAAAATGTGGAAATTTTTCAAAGGCATCTTGTATAAATTATCGCCTTGGCTACATTCCTCCAGGAGGTGGCTTTTATCTCCACTTTAACTAGAAATGAAAATTCACCATTACTGCAGAAAATGAAGGCTATCTTTTTAGGCCAGGTTCAGCTAATAAACGCTTTATAAGTGTTTCCTGACAGGCATTTGTGTTCCTGCTGGAAGGAGTAGTATCTGAACATGTCGGTTGCTTCAGACTGGGTTGCATAATTCAAGTTTACAAATATTGCTGCTCAAAGGCAAGCACTTGTCTTTGGTGTGTGTCTGATGCTGACACTCAACAGGCCTCTGGCGCCCAGCAGccaaaaataacagcaaaattGTACCTCTAAGTTTGTGTACCTCTGAGGTGTATTATTCATAAATAATTGTCAGAAAACAAATGGGCCTTTATCTTCAGGAAGCAGAGAGTTTTCTGAACAGTGTCTGACACCATTGTCTACACAGTTCTGATTTCTCAGGACACTGTTGCAAGAAAATGAGTGAAAACTTTTAGTTTCTAAAGGTATTTTGCTTagcaaaacaacattttttttacaCATGATTTTGGTAGCAAAATAGCTGTACATCCTTGCCTTGCTTAGTTCTAAGTGCAATTTTCCACCTCATCAGTAATGACTGGGAATCCTGTTTTAATAGAAGTTGCCAGTGGATCACCTTTATTCTGGGAAGAAATGGCAGATCATCCCTCTGGCACTTAAAACTTTAACTGCCAGAGGGATGATCTCTTTAAGAAATATACTAGCAAAACACTTAGAATAATTTTAGCTAAATCTTCTCACTCAAACAGCCCTCCCAAAAGgccaaaaatattgaaatagaGAGCCAGGCCTGTGGAATTGGAAAACACTTTGTGCAGCCCAGTGGTTGCAGGTCCCTGTGGTCTCATGGATGGGCTGTAAGGCTCTTTtctaaaaagtaaaatcaaCTTGAAAATAATCCTGAAATGTTTATATGTTTCTGAGGTGGAGTATTCAGAGACCTGTGGCAAAATACATCTTGCTTTCATGACACCATGGTTCTTTTGTTCTAAATAGAATGGGACTGGAAGCTCTGGTAGAGTCTTATGCCTTCTGGAGACCTTCTCTGAGGACACTTACATTTGAAGACATACCTGGGATACCCAAACAAGGTAACGAGTGTCTTTGtgttctttcaaaacaaaaatgaaagatgaaacTTTGCCCATCATACCTTATGAAAGTTTAGGTAAGTGTGTCACTCACAAGGCAAAAACAACCAACTAACCACAGTACAGCCATCCCCTCTCATCAGTTATTCTAAGTTAGAAAACTAATGCTAACTCAACCACCATGGGATTAAAATGTTAgattgcaaagaaaaatcagatcACATGTGGAGGAGAATGCTAGTTATTTAAGGATTGAGTAGCCTACTCCTTAGTGTTATGCTCTGGCTGGACACAAAACGTAGTGATCACTTACAGATGACTTCTGTTGTACACATGCAAACTGCAGTGTAGGAATTACTTGTGctttcaaggcaaaaaaaaagagaagaaatgttcTCTTAAGTAATGAGTAAATAGGAAGAAgcttaatttgttttcttcttagaGCCCCTTCTGGATTCTAAAAGACCTGAAAATTGTTTAGTAAATGGGCCAACAAACTTTATCGGCATCCTAGAGCTTAAAGAAATGGATCACCTctaagttttgcttttttctgctcctcactctTTGTTGGAAACCTCTTTCTTTCCACTTTCCCCGTTGTGCAGGTAGTGTCttgaatgagaaaaatatttaaatggcCCGTTTGGACAGAGAGTGGAATCTCTGTACtcttttctgactttttttatttcctgagtATACACCAATGCACATAGAAAACCTCTTGGCCTTTTCCCAGCTAAATCAGATGTATTGCTCCCaattctttgcattttctgctACCAAATTTACAAACATCCAGTCTGGTTTCTTGATAATGTATTGATTGAAAAGTTGTTAAACATCTTCAGAGCAAAAACCCAGAACTTAGAGAAATTCAGAGAAATCACTTTTGTCAGCGTTTTGGTTCACTCCTTTGAGAAATCTTGTGTATCAGTCCTTGATGTGGGGAACTAAAAGGAAGGTTTGTGCCAAGTCATAGACACATTGGATGGGTGTTGTCAGAGTTTTGGGCATAGCATGGGGCTGAGGGATGGTTTCATCAAAAAGGCCTTTAATGAGAAGATAGAATGAGACCTGAAATACCTTGTCAGACTGTGTAAGACTGAAAGGCAACTGATGATGCAGTTAATCCATTTAGGAGACAGAGCAGCTTTATTGGTTGTTTGTGTGTAGGAGCATTGTTTGGGAGCAGGggaactgctgctgcagtgagcttcttgcttccttttctgctggTGCCCGAGGTTAAGAAGATTGTTGAAGTCCTTGATATTCTGGGAATGGAAACTTGCAAAATCTTTAGTCATCTATACCTTGGACATAGAGACTTTGTGAAAGACCCCATTAGAAATTTGTCCTGGTTGTTAACACTGAAAGTGCCCATCTTCAGGTAGGGGATGGgcatttaaaagaattaaaagagattaaaagaaaaatgtgtcttATAATTTCTGTAATGTGGTAGTGCCTAATGATGCCTTGTGATTGTGGTGTCCTGTtaacagagaagcagcagcaggcagtgttttttaataatgtatatttctttttactaGCTCACCTATTATGATAATCTGTTAACTTACTGACAGAACTTCTCTCTTTGCAGCAACAAGCTGTTGGATTGTTAATGTGATTCGTAAACAGGAGGTCTTCCTTGTTAGTGTCTTCTGCATGGGAGACTGTAAAAGGCCCCAGTTAATTTTTCCATGCTCAGTTTTCAGGAAGATGCAAtcttttaagaaaaggaaatcttCCTTGCAGCTGAGAAACTTTTAGTCCTGAGAAAAGACTTCACCTGTGGCAAGCTGTGTGCTTTCAGGAGCATTCAGTGCTGGTATTCGTAATATAAAGTTCTGATATCAGTAAATGAACAATTTGCAAACAGTTTGCTGCAAACCTACCCATTCAAGAGATGAAGCAGCTATGGGCAGTGTTCAGCTCACACTTTTCCTGAAGTTGTTCTGAATTTTTTGGTTGTTCTcagaatttttttggtttgaagTCAGAagtttttttgttctgaagttGGGAATTTTCCCGAAGCTGTTATCTGTGAGAGTCTCTGAGCAAAGGAGCTTGTTCCTCAGCTGGTGCTCTGACAGTGACAGACACTGAAACACATTCTGCACTGTAGCAAGAGCTACAGGACAAGCcaaaaatcataatttttaaGAAGGCTTCCTGTGATAGGGTACTCACTTGACTAAGTCTTAACTGCCATGAAATTTTCTTCCATGTCATATAAGAAGCAGTTAACCTTTTGTACAGAAGCCCTAATTACTGAGCGATGGTTGTAAAAACATAACTTAAATTCTCTTTCTTGGTCAAGTTGTTTCTTTAGAAACATGCATGTGATTCACTCACACATTTTCCTGCACATGTATGtaaaagtttttaattaatatgaGTTGCATTTCATCTCAAGTGTTATTATAAAAGACAAAGGTCTTGATCTTTCACCTAGGAAGTGGACTTTTCCCAATGTGCTTCTTACACTGTAATATTCTCTTCCAGGAAATGCAGGTTCCTCTACTTTGCTCCAGGGATCTGGCAGTGGAGTGCCATCTACCCACCCTCACCTTTTACCGGGCTCCCcttgctcctctccagccttccaCCTCAGCCCCAACACTAGCCAGCTGTGCACCCTTGCTCCAGCTGACTACACCGCTTGTGCGCGCTCAGGCCTGGCCCTGAACAGATACAGCACTTCCCTGGCTGAGACCTACAACCGGCTCACCAACCAGGGCGGCGAGACCTTCGCTGCCCCAAGGACTCCCTCCTACGTCGGCGTGTCCAGTAGCACAACTGTGAATATGTCCATGAGTGGCAGTGACGGGGATGCCTTCAGCTGCCCGCAGACTGGCTTATCCATGCAGATTTCAGGGATGTCTCCACAGCTCCAGTACATCATGCCTTCCCCATCCAGCAATGCCTTTACCACTAACCAGACCCACCAAGGCTCCTACAACACGTTTAGACTGCACAGTCCCTGTGCGCTCTATGGATATAACTTTTCCACATCCCCTAAACTGGCTGCCAGTCCTGAGAAAATCGTTTCTTCCCAAGGAAGTTTCTTGGGGTCCTCGCCAAGTGGAACCATGACGGATCGGCAGATGTTGCCCCCCGTGGAAGGAGTGCACTTACTTAGCAGTGGGGGGCAGCAGAATTTCTTTGACTCTAGGACCCTAGGAAGCTTGACACTCTCGTCTTCTCAAGTGTCTGCACATATGGTTTGATGAAGCCTTTAAGTAAAAGTACAGTATGTTTGGTGTCTGCAATGTATTTCTTTTGGAATATGAAAGGACACTCGATGTAGCTTGTAAAGTGGGTGTATATATAATATGAGAGGaagtttcactgaaattttGACTTGCTTCTGGCCAGATTATTCTTCTATTTTGAGTTACACAGAGTTTGCTACGGTGCAGACTGCTTTAGTTTTCTGGTATAATACACTTAGTTGTATAACACGTTGGGACATATGCAACAAATTAAGTAAGActtcctcccctttccccctcctctgtTCTAACCCCTTTAAAGAATGAAGTGACACTTGGAGTAttaaacaacacaaaaaagCCCACTTATATTTTCTGTAGTACTAGCGAGtttctttaaaacattcatACAATAAGCTGATGCACCAAAGGCATTTTACAAGTTTCTTCTGTTATAAGGGATACAAAGGTTATTTGGACTTCTTAGTGCTAAGCATCAAGTATCCAGCCTACAAAGTAAATGGAAAGATTAGTTTGCCTTCTCATGATATGCTGGTTTTAGCTTATCAATGGCACATCATTCTCActagaatttgtttttttcagcattAGTCTAGATTTATGATTATATATTTGAGGACAAATAATGAATATTCAAATTGTGGTGATAGGAATAATTCAAGTCAACAGCACTAGAAGCAGCATTCCTTTGTATGAAATTAATGTTGGGGTGCTTAATTTTTGTCAAAGGTAGGGCTTGATGCATATTTTTCCTCCATAAATATTGCCTATAAGACATTTACTGGACAGTAGAATATTCTAATGTAtctttgtttttgtatttttacttttttaaaggaaaattcagtttgatttaggaaaaaaaaagaagtgagcAGGATGAAAAATTCCGTTATTGGTTTTAcctgttttgtttgtgtgacatgttttgggtttgttttttttcttttgtgtttgcttggttgtttttgttttttttttttaataagggcAATAGGTCCTGCATCCTCAGTATTTCAAAAATGCATCACCTGTATCAAGTAGGTAGATGAGCCAGTTTGCCCAAAAGTGTTTCTGGAAGCAGAACGTTGTCATAGCTGCCTTCCTGTTGCTCTGCTTTTGTCTTGGAATCAGAGAAGTTTCTTTCATTCCCACCCCTGGTTTCTAAATGGCACTTGTAAGAATGTAGATCACCATCTGCTCCTGACCAGACTTCTCCAAAGTCCCAAGGACACAGGGAGACACAATGGTGAAATTTCTGCCCTCATCTgcacctgcacagcccaggtgtgTATCAGTCCTTCTGCAACAGCTGCCTCTCAGCTgcccatctgtcagagctgagccacaggggttggaaaacaaattttagtGCTTGACAGAACAGGTCATCTCCAACAGTATGCCAATCCTAATTTATACTGTGCAGGTGATGTAAAGGCATTCTAAGGTGGGTACAGATGTAGCTTGAAAACGCTTCCCCAGTCAGCATTAAAGGAGATTAAGGTCGTTCAGGTTTAtgtttgttggatttttttggtgaagGTGAATTTTTATGTGTCTCATGCGTTCTTATATCTTTTCAGGCAAATAGTGGGCTTACCCACTCTCACTTCAAAAAAGACTCATTTCAGCTAATATTTCTTCAGTGGGATGGAAATTATATATGCAGAAACAGCTCTCTTGCTACCTCCTCTTATCCGGGAATAGAACAGCAATCTTTAAGCCTGTGCCTGAAGAATGCTTTATTTCTATTGGTTATGTATTTGTTTCTGTTAAAGATACATGTAAAGTTCTTTTTCAAAGTTAGAAAGAGAAGATGATGCAATTTAGGTGATGTGGGCCTGCTTCTTTGCTGTCTTAAACTTTCTAAGTGACCTTTCTGAGTAAACCTAAGTTCACTCAGTCtctatcagatttttttcttctgaaaaatgtgaTGATAGCACTTCTCTTCCTCTGAGGAAGGGGTGACAGTACATTGAAGATGAAGATCATCTTTacatttgctgtgctgtggaCAGTATGTTACAGATGAATGGCTGGATGGTGTTCATATATGAGGataaaaaagtaaattcatGTACTTCAGCTCTGTTGCTGGTCTTGGCAGTGCAGTGTCCTTTGATGCAAACTCCTAGAAAAGACCTGCAATGCTAAAAATGCTGTTCAAACTCATGCTATTGGTTTGTGAAATGGTTCTAAGGTGTGTAGAAGATGATAAGAAAATTTTCAGCTATGCAAATTGTCATAGCTCTATTGGTTTAAATTAAGAAGTAACTTGTGTATAGTTATTCCTGATCTAGGAAAAACTTCCAAATTTTGCAGTTGGAAAAACACTTGAATGGAAAGATGGTACAACTAATCCATACTTGAAAAAACATAAATAGCCATATCAACTTAAGAGCTGTGACTAGGTAGAAATGTGGAAGAGCTAAATCATGCATGTTCCtataaggagagaaaaaaaaaaagggttgtGCATGGATGTTCCATAGTGGTGCTCCTGTCAAGCCTATGTACTTTATTGTCTGGGAATTTTTTAGAACTGGTctcttatttttcctcaaattaTTCTTATCATATAACCACACaatattgttttatttgttcctTAAAATTTGAATCATATTGTAAATACTGGTTTGTCATTGTGAAAAGACTAGCTTTTTTCAATACAGTAAATGCTATATATGCATTATATCTATAATTATATATCTGTATTTTACAAAAGTGccacagaaaatatattaaagtgTGTATTCAAACACTTTTTACTACATTTGGAAAACTGAGAGGCTTGGGTCTATTTTTTTCACTACAGCTTCAAACCAAAGGCAGTGACTCAAAGGTAAGTTCTGAATTTCAGAGACTTAATACAGCAAGCCCAACAAGTCCACAATTCTTTAACCACCTGCAGTTGAACCTCTCTTGTTATTTCTATGCAAAAGAATCGTCCCAACAAATGCTGTGTATAAGGAGATAGTGggctgaaagcagagctgtgaggtTTTTTGTGGGGAAAAGGGACTGAGCTGCTTGCCAGGATCTTTAGCCAGTGATGAAACTTTGGTACTTCTCATAGCCCATGTTATCCCAGATGCCAAGACCAGTTCAGCTGCCCTGTATCAACTGGATCTGAGAAGTTAGCACTACCATGTGACCAGTTTCTTGAGCAGGAGCTTGGTACTCTgagctttttctctctctgtattTCGTTGGTAATTGCCCTTTGGTTCTGCTAGTTCTAAATGCAAAAAGCCATTGATTTTGAAG from Molothrus ater isolate BHLD 08-10-18 breed brown headed cowbird chromosome 3, BPBGC_Mater_1.1, whole genome shotgun sequence harbors:
- the TBX18 gene encoding T-box transcription factor TBX18; the encoded protein is MADKRRSSPGTTMSLKAHAFSVEALIGAEKQQQQQQQQQPPPPRQPKRRKLGGEDEAAEEEGGSGCCAKSSPAAAAAGRTCGDMDLGCAARAAVGGCEEGFLAGSPPASPGGSPKGSRPGSPLPTPQAPRVDLQGAELWKRFHEIGTEMIITKAGRRMFPAMRVKISGLDPHQQYYIAMDIVPVDNKRYRYVYHSSKWMVAGNADSPVPPRVYIHPDSPASGETWMRQVISFDKLKLTNNELDDQGHIILHSMHKYQPRVHVIRKDCGDDLSPVKPIPSGEGVKAFSFPETVFTTVTAYQNQQITRLKIDRNPFAKGFRDSGRNRMGLEALVESYAFWRPSLRTLTFEDIPGIPKQGNAGSSTLLQGSGSGVPSTHPHLLPGSPCSSPAFHLSPNTSQLCTLAPADYTACARSGLALNRYSTSLAETYNRLTNQGGETFAAPRTPSYVGVSSSTTVNMSMSGSDGDAFSCPQTGLSMQISGMSPQLQYIMPSPSSNAFTTNQTHQGSYNTFRLHSPCALYGYNFSTSPKLAASPEKIVSSQGSFLGSSPSGTMTDRQMLPPVEGVHLLSSGGQQNFFDSRTLGSLTLSSSQVSAHMV